One stretch of Callospermophilus lateralis isolate mCalLat2 chromosome 11, mCalLat2.hap1, whole genome shotgun sequence DNA includes these proteins:
- the LOC143642259 gene encoding LOW QUALITY PROTEIN: uncharacterized protein LOC143642259 (The sequence of the model RefSeq protein was modified relative to this genomic sequence to represent the inferred CDS: substituted 4 bases at 4 genomic stop codons) — protein sequence MGQSITTPLSLTLDHWQDIQNRANNLSVEVKKKKWKTLCTSEWPAFNSGWPAEGTFNLDLILQVKSRVFVPSPHGHPDQIPYIVTREDLTSNPPPWVAPFSPPKSPLHSPLESSAPPIPVPPPPPQTSRLYPILNKSETLIKTGATPKKVLPPEDSTLIDLLTDEPPPYRPHPLPAPDPNRPSSEEEENQEGPTANVSPDPSPMVGRLRGRRDHTISGDTSKVLPLQQTGGPNGQYQYWPFSASDLYNWKTHNPYFSKDPVALTSLIESILVTHQPTWDDCQQLLQILLTSEEKQKVLLEAHKNVPGDDGHPTQLPNLINEAFPLTWPNWDYATDAGRNHLRLYHQLLIAGLHGAGRRPTNLAQVRQTIQGSEETPTAFLERLKEAYRRYTPFDPDSEDQKGNVSMAFIWQSAPDIRTKLQRLDNLQDFSLADLLKEAEKIFNKRETPEELEDRIRKMQEERDLKLREELEKREKEKDQRHNRELNKILATVAQGGQQRDKIGKEREQGRPRAYCKERRHXVKDCPKKPPNSRRGTNRAPQLLALDEDXGIQGQELPTEPRVTLQVGGQPVTFLVDTGAQHSVLTRAPGPMSHKTTWVQGAIGSKPYQWTTKREVHLATGKVSHSFLHVPDCPYPLLGRDLLTKLRAQIYFKDGSASITGPNQVPLHVLTFKLEDEYKLFDKPSVPMKDMNYWLDSYPEAWAETGGMGMAKQQSPIVIHLKATATPINIKQYPMSREAHQGIKPHIKRLLDQGILTPCRSPXNTPLLPVKKPGTNDYRPVQDLREVNKRVEDIHPTVPNPYNLLSTLPPTHTWYTILDLKDAFFCLRLSPQSQALFAFEWKDHEERVSGQLTWTRLPQGFKNSPTLFDEALHQDLANFRVRHPSLVMLQYVDDILLAATSKEDCLAGTEVLLQTLEQLGYRASAKKAQICQTKVTYLGYELHDGQRWLTAARKETISSIPTPQNPKQLREFLGTAGFXRLWIPGFAEIAAPLYPLTKQGNSFTWTKEHQLAFDHIKLALLSAPALGLPDVTKPFDLFIDEKQGYAKGVLTQKLGPWRRPIAYLSKKLDPVASGWPPCLRMIAAVAILIKDATKLTLGQPLTLLTPHAIETIIRQPPDRWMSNARLTHYQSLLLDTDRIQFSPMVTLNPATLLPLPGGANPHNCQQILAETQGTRPDLTDQPMKDAELVWYTDGSSYLLNGERRAGAAITTESEVIWASALPGGTSAQRAELIALTQALKLAEGKKLNVYTDSRYAFATAHIHGEIYRRRGLLTSEGKEIKNKTEILALLKALFLPQKLSIMHCPGHQKGDTPEAKGNRLADETAKKAALGPQLLVMTLLPQWADPQHDDEEQWVYEDRDLDIIQKLGASYNPEKNTWKYQGKTVVPLKNAKELVKSLHRLTHLGAKKIRDLLDHGEGTLYLPDRDRLLQQVAGNCQTYAQVNADKVKIGAGVRVRGHKPGTHWEIDFTEIKPGIYGYKYLLVFVDTFSRWVEAFPTRHETAKVVAKKLLEDVCCILLPFLSSTI from the coding sequence ATGGGACAATCAATAACCACTCCTTTAAGCCTCACTTTAGATCATTGGCAAGACATTCAAAATCGGGCAAACAATCTGTCCGTGGAagtcaagaaaaagaaatggaaaacactctgtacctcagaatggccagcATTCAACAGTGGCTGGCCTGCAGAAGGGACTTTTAACCTAGAcctcattttacaggtgaaatcccgAGTCTTTGTCCCCAGTCCCCATGGACACCCCGACCAGATACCCTACATCGTCACCCGGGAGGACCTGACCTCCAACCCACCCCCTTGGGTTGCTCCTTTTTCTCCACCTAAGTCCCCTCTCCACTCTCCCCTTGAATCTTCTGCTCCCCCCATCCCagttccccctccccctcctcaaaCTTCTCGGCTTTACCCCATTCTTAACAAATCTGAGACCTTAATTAAAACAGGGGCAACACCAAAGAAAGTTCTCCCGCCAGAAGACTCAACTCTAATAGATCTGCTGACCGACGAGCCTCCTCCTTACCGGCCCCACCCCTTACCAGCTCCTGATCCCAATCGACCATCCTCAGAAGAAGAAGAGAATCAAGAGGGCCCGACCGCTAATGTTTCCCCGGATCCATCTCCTATGGTGGGGCGACTTCGGGGACGCCGAGATCACACCATCTCAGGAGACACTTCTAAAGTTCTTCCCCTGCAACAAACAGGGGGCCCCAACGGCCAATATCAGTACTGGCCTTTCTCTGCCTCTGATCTTTATAACTGGAAAACCCATAATCCCTACTTTTCTAAGGACCCTGTAGCTCTAACTTCTTTGATTGAATCTATTCTAGTAACTCACCAGCCGACATGGGATGATTGCCAACAGCTTTTACAGATACTCCTCACTTCAGAGGAGAAACAAAAGGTTCTCTTAGAAGCTCATAAGAATGTGCCAGGAGACGACGGGCATCCCACCCAACTCCCAAATCTGATTAATGAAGCTTTTCCCTTAACCTGGCCAAACTGGGACTATGCCACTGATGCAGGTAGGAACCACCTACGTCTCTATCACCAGTTACTCATAGCGGGTCTCCATGGAGCAGGGCGACGGCCCACCAATTTGGCTCAGGTAAGACAGACTATCCAggggtcagaggaaactccgacaGCATTCTTAGAAAGGTTGAAAGAGGCTTATCGGAGGTATACCCCCTTTGACCCTGATAGTGAGGACCAGAAAGGAAATGTTTCTATGGCTTTCATTTGGCAGTCCGCTCCAGATATTAGGACTAAACTACAAAGATTAGACAACTTACAAGATTTTTCTCTAGCAGATTTATTAAAGGAAGCTGAAAAGATATTTAACAaaagggaaactccagaggagctAGAAGACAGGATTAGAAAAATGCAAGAGGAAAGAGATCTTAAACTTAGGGAGGAactagagaagagagaaaaagaaaaagaccaaAGGCATAACAGGGAGCTAAATAAGATATTGGCCACTGTAGCTCAGGGAGGGCAACAAAGAGACAAGATAGGCAAAGAAAGGGAACAAGGCAGACCCCGTGCCTACTGCAAGGAAAGAAGGCATTAGGTAAAGGACTGCCCAAAGAAACCCCCCAACTCCAGAAGAGGTACAAACCGGGCCCCTCAATTGCTAGCCTTGGATGAAGATTAGGGAATTCAGGGCCAGGAGCTCCCCACTGAGCCCCGGGTAACTCTACAAGTAGGGGGGCAACctgtgaccttcctagtggataCGGGAGCCCAACACTCAGTGCTGACACGGGCACCAGGACCTATGAGCCACAAAACGACATGGGTCCAGGGCGCCATCGGTAGCAAACCGTACCAATGGACCACCAAAAGAGAAGTACACCTTGCCACAGGTAAAGTTTCCCATTCGTTTCTGCATGTGCCTGATTGTCCGTATCCACTACTAGGACGAGACTTATTGACCAAATTGAGAGCCCAAATTTATTTCAAGGATGGGAGTGCCTCCATTACGGGGCCGAACCAGGTCCCCTTACATGTATTGACTTTCAAATTAGAAGATGAATATAAACTTTTTGACAAACCTTCTGTACCAATGAAGGACATGAACTATTGGCTTGATTCTTACCCGGAGGCTTGGGCCGAAACCGGAGGAATGGGAATGGCTAAACAACAATCTCCAATAGTCATTCACCTAAAAGCCACTGCAACTCCCATCAATATTAAACAATATCCTATGTCCAGGGAGGCCCACCAGGGCATCAAGCCACATATCAAACGTCTCCTAGACCAAGGCATTCTAACTCCTTGCCGGTCGCCCTGAAACACCCCATTGCTGCCAGTTAAAAAGCCGGGGACTAACGATTACAGGCCAGTCCAAGACTTAAGGGAAGTAAACAAAAGGGTAGAAGATATTCACCCTACGGTGCCAAATCCTTACAATCTTCTCAGCACCTTGCCTCCTACCCATACCTGGTATACCATTCTAGATCTAAAAGATGCCTTCTTCTGCCTAAGACTGTCTCCCCAAAGTCAGGCTCTCTTTGCATTCGAATGGAAGGATCATGAAGAAAGAGTCTCTGGACAACTGACCTGGACAAGACTGCCACAAGGGTTTAAAAACAGCCCGACACTCTTCGATGAGGCCTTACATCAGGATCTGGCCAATTTTCGTGTAAGACATCCCTCCTTAGTCATGCTTCAATATGTAGATGACATCTTGCTGGCTGCTACCTCCAAAGAAGATTGCCTAGCAGGTACGGAGGTATTATTGCAAACTTTGGAACAGTTGGGGTACAGGGCGTCAGCAAAGAAGGCCCAGATCTGCCAGACAAAAGTTACCTATCTTGGCTATGAACTTCATGATggccaacgatggctgacagctGCCAGAAAAGAGACTATCTCGAGCATACCAACCCCCCAGAATCCCAAGCAGCTGCGAGAATTTCTGGGGACTGCAGGTTTCTGAAGACtctggattcctgggtttgctgAGATAGCCGCCCCCTTGTATCCACTGACTAAACAGGGTAACTCCTTTACTTGGACTAAAGAACACCAATTGGCATTTGATCACATTAAATTGGCCCTTCTGTCAGCCCCCGCCTTGGGCCTACCGGATGTTACCAAGCCTTTTGACCTGTTTATAGATGAAAAGCAGGGTTATGCAAAAGGGGTTCTAACCCAAAAATTGGGGCCCTGGAGGCGTCCCATAGCCTACCTGTCAAAGAAATTGGATCCAGTGGCATCAGGATGGCCACCATGTCTCCGGATGATAGCAGCTGTGGCTATTCTGATTAAGGATGCCACTAAACTGACTTTGGGACAGCCATTAACCCTATTAACCCCTCATGCCATTGAGACCATAATTCGCCAGCCGCCCGATCGCTGGATGTCAAACGCCCGGCTCACCCATTACCAGTCTTTGCTGTTGGACACTGACCGAATTCAATTCAGCCCTATGGTCACACTGAATCCAGCGACCCTCCTGCCACTCCCGGGAGGAGCAAATCCTCACAACTGCCAGCAAATTCTtgcagagacacaggggactcgGCCAGACCTCACAGACCAACCTATGAAGGATGCAGAGCTGGTCTGGTACACGGACGGAAGCAGTTACCTACTCAATGGAGAACGGCGTGCGGGAGCAGCCATCACCACCGAATCTGAGGTAATATGGGCAAGTGCATTGCCGGGCGGGACATCAGCCCAGCGGGCGGAACTGATAGCTCTGACCCAAGCCTTAAAGTTGGCAGAGGGAAAGAAACTAAACGTGTACACAGACAGCAGGTATGCTTTTGCCACTGCTCATATACATGGAGAGATTTACAGGCGCCGGGGATTACTGACCTcagaaggaaaagaaatcaaaaataagaCTGAAATATTGGCTTTGCTTAAAGCGTTATTTCTGCCCCAAAAGTTAAGTATCATGCATTGTCCCGGCCATCAGAAAGGAGATACTCCAGAGGCCAAAGGGAACAGATTAGCAGATGAGACAGCCAAGAAGGCAGCCCTAGGGCCACAACTTTTAGTAATGACTTTATTGCCCCAATGGGCAGACCCACAACATGATGACGAAGAACAGTGGGTCTATGAGGACAGAGATTTAGATATCATACAGAAGCTGGGAGCCTCTTATAACCCAGAGAAAAATACCTGGAAATATCAAGGGAAGACGGTCGTACCCCTCAAAAATGCAAAAGAACTGGTAAAATCCTTACACAGACTGACACATCTTGGGGCTAAAAAGATAAGAGATCTTTTAGACCATGGA